Within the Chlorocebus sabaeus isolate Y175 chromosome 19, mChlSab1.0.hap1, whole genome shotgun sequence genome, the region AAATCCAGCAACATGAAGCGCCTGTCCCCAGCACCACAGCTGGGCCCATCCTCTGATGCACACACCTCCTACTACAGTGAGTCGCTGGTCCGTGAGTCCTACATCGGCACCGCGTTCCCGCCCAGGAGTGCCCTGGAGGAACTGCACGGTGATGCCGACTGGGGTGAGTGTGGAGCCCTCTTCTCCTGGGGCTTTGCTTCCTCCACCTCCTGCAAGATACTCCTCACAGTGTCCCCTGCAGTCCCCGGGATTCCCTCCTCAGAGCACCTCTCTGCCCAGGCCCCACTTTTCAGAAGCTCTTGGAGGCCCAGAAGAGCCCCTGGTTCTTCCCTGCACAGGCGAGGACCTGCGGGTGCGGAGGAGGAGAGGCACGGGCGGCTCGGAGAGCAGCAGGGCCAGCGGGCTCGTGGGGCGCAAGGCCGCCGAGGACTTCCTGGGCTCTTCCTCGGGCTACTCCTCTGAGGACGACTACGTGGGTAGGTGATGCTTCCTCCCTCCCGAGCAGATCCGAGGCtgctgggaagcctcaggaaggcTGGGCAGAGAGCCCCGGGGAGCTGGAGAGAGGGCAGCATGTGGTAGGCACGCTGCCCCTCCCATGCCCGGCGCTGGatgcgctccagcctggcctgCGGTGGCCCCTGGCGCCCTAGGCTGCGACCGCCCCTCACTTCTCTGTCCTCCCCATCCCACAAGTCTGTGGCAACCTAAGGCCAACACCCTTGCATTCAGGCCCATTCCAGCACTTTCCCGTGGGGCTCCACACACGGTGGGTGCTCAGTCATTCTGAGTGGTGTGCATGTCAGACCCCATCATCTAGTTCTGAACAGAAGCTTGAGGGGTGGCTGGTGAGGAGAGGGATGCAAACAGGAAGCTGTCAGAGGAAACAGAATGGTCTGTGTGGGGCTGCGGGGATGTGAAGGAGGATAGGTGACTTCTGGTCTTGGCTCACGGAAGACAGTGAAGGAAGAGGCTTGAAAGTGACAGAGACTGAGCCAGTGTCCTTGTTCCCTGCAGGCTACTCGGATGCGGACCAGCAGAGTTCCGGCTCACGGCTCCGGAACGCCGTCTCACGGGCGGGCTCCTTACTCTGGATGGTGGCCACTTCGCCAGGTGGGCTGCAAGCCGTGCCCAGTTACTTCCATTCTTGGTGGTAGTGCTTTCTTACCCATCTCTCTGCAGTTGGGCATCCTGCCCATGCAGAGAGACTGTAGGACTGTCGGGGAAAGGTCATTCTAGAATAATCACTGGGAGCCCAGGGCTGTGGGGACCCCCTCGCATGGAAGGGAAGGAGCAGCTGCAGAGCAGGACAGAGGGTGTGGGCAGGTGGGATCCCAGGAGCTGGGTCCTGGTAGGGCAGGACAGAGGCATActggcaggtgggggtggggtgggggcagggaggacgACAGACGGGACAAGGGAGTGGTGCCCCCAACCACCATGTGGAGCCTTAGGCTTGATGGTCATTCTCCTAGGCCGGCTCTTCAGACTTCTCTACTGGTGGGCTGGCACCACCTGGTACCGCCTGACCACAGCTGCCTCCCTCCTTGACGTCTTCGTTTTAACCAGGTGAGCGAGACTCCACCCTTGCCAATCAATCACAAGGCCCTGGGGTGAAGGGACTGATAAAGTGTGTCAACCTATAATGTTCGATTCTCTGAGGGTTTTCCCCAGTTTCCCTGGACCTTTTATTAGTGATCATGGAGTAGCCTCCCCACAGCCCACCCCAGCCTGACAGAGGATAGACTCAGAGTCAGGTTTTCAGGTTTTTCTCCCCAAATCGATAGCCCTTTGAGACAGGATTCCAGAGCATGGATTTTTTCTTCTTGGACACATTCAACTAAACACCACCCTAGTCCTGCTGTGCCTGGCTCTCAGACACATGATGGCTTTCCTCCTGCAGGGGAGGCTCACTGACTCCAGGCAAGAAGTGGGGTTTCCCAGAAAGTCCATCTTCCTTCCTGGGCCTGGGACAGTCTGACCCCCCGAGTTCCCCACTCATGGTCAGAGCCACAAAGAGGCTCTGCCTGAGGATGCTATGGGTTCATTCCCCAAGTCCCTAAACCAGCAGAACCAGGACTTGGCAGAAGAAAGAACACGGAACCCAGAAGTCAGGATCCCTCTGGCCACAGTCCAGGTCTGGGCAGAGAGGACAGCTGGCCACACTGAAACAAGGGGCAAGGATGGGTTTGTGTCACCAAAAACAGGTTCCTTGTTATTAAGGAGttactttttttctatatttgcaTACTTAGAGGACCTGTCCATATAAAAGTTTTCAAGTTTTTCAAAGACCACACTATTTTTAATAACATCCATAAAATTCAGTAAAAATTGCCCCATCACTCTAAGACCTGCCCAGCAGGAAAGGCTCTGATGTGTCCAGGCTGGCCCTGGCATGGTGAGAAGCTCAAAGCTATCCTCCTTAGCTCTAGTTCAGCACCCAGGAAAACATCTCAGGGTACTCCCTGGGGGGAACGTGGAGGCCTGGAGCTCCCCTCACGCGTCTGCCTCCCCTGTCCTGCCGTTCCATGTGGTCTAGGCGCTTCTCGTCCCTGAAGACGTTCCTCTGGTTCCTGCTGCCGCTGCTCTTGCTGACATGCCTGACGTATGGTAAGCCTGCCTGGGGCGAGTGGAGGGAGGCACAGAGATGTGTTCACCAGAGGGTGGTGACCCTTGGCAGGCAGGGAAGGggcaggatggggtggggtgagCCCGTGCCTGGGCAGGGCCTGAGTTCTGGACCCTGGATCATCTCTGCATGACCCTCCCCACCTCTCCTGAGCCTCCTTTGCGCCGCCCTGGGCAGGAGCACACCCTAGTGCTGCAGCATTGGGTGAAGAGTGGGATGCCCTCCCGTTATCATTAGCAGTCATCCTCCCTCCACTCCAACAGGGACATCGGCTGTGAGGGAGTTATTTTTACAAGATGAAGTTAAATCTTGAGCTGtctttaaagtaaaaacaatgaAGCAACAAAGGGaaatacatgcttttttttttttttttggacggagttttgctcttgttgcccaggctggagtgcaatggcgcgatctcagctcaccacaacctccacctctcaggttcaagtgattctcctgcctcagcctcccgagtagctgggattacaggcatgtgccaacacacccaactaattttgtatttttagtagagatggggtttctccatgttggtcaggctggtctcgaactcctgacctcaggtgatccgcccgctttgacctcccaaagtgctgggattacaggcatgagccaccgcgcccggccataagtGCCTCTTTTTACACCAGTCACTTACCAGCTGCCCTGAATCATCCCAGGCGCTAGCACAGGCCtgccttggttttttgtttgttttgagacaaagtcttgctctgtcacccaggctgaagtacagtggcatgaacacagctcactgcagccttgaccttctgagctcaggtgatcctcccacctcagcctcccaagtagctgggattacaggcacgcagtACCAttcacagctaattttttgtatttttagtagagacggggttttaccatgttggccaggctggtctcgaactcctaacctcaagtgatccacccgccttggcctcccaaagtgttgggattacaggtgtgagccactgcacccagccctttctTGTTTATATAGGCATTTTGTGTTCAGCTTTTCACTTGACAGCTTTGCTAGTTTCATATGAATTGCCTGTGTGACTCTCAGCTCAATTTTAATGACTGTACCAATTAAAGattgtgttttattatttcttgagaGTTCGTTTAATAAGCTTAATATCATTtaacttgtatttcttttattaataacAGGGTACAACACTTTTCCAAAAGTTAGCTTCCTTTTTGTGTTTGCTATTACAAGAACAGCTGTTTCATATCCAGTGGAAACTGAGCACCgcccttaaaataataataatgcttctttttttttgagacagagttttgctctgtcgcccaggcccaagttcagtggcacaatcttggctcactgcaacctctgcctcttgggttcaagcagttctcctgcctcagcctcccgagtagctgggattacaggtgcatgccaccacacccagctaatttttatatttttagtagagatggagtttcgccatgttggccagtctggtctcaaactcctgacctcaagtgatccacctccctcggcttcccaaagtgctgggattacaggcctgagccactgcgcccagtcagtgattattattattattatttttttgagacggagtctcgttctgtcacccaggctggagtgcagtggcgtaatctcggctcactgcaagctccgcctcccgggttcacgccattctcttgcctcagcttcctgagtagctgggactacaggtgcccaccgtgcctggctaattttttgtatttttagtagagacagggtttcaccatggtctcggtctcctgaccttgtgatctgcctgcctcagactcccagagtgctgggattacaggcatgagccaccgcgcctggcccagtgaTTCTTTATAATTGCATAGCAATGTACCCAGAGAGCACTTTCCCATGCATTATCTCAGTTTAATTTGAGCTTCACCATGGCCTCGTGGGGTTGCTGTAGTCGGTGCTGTGAACCTATCACGTGGAAATGCGAGTGGAAGGGGCTGAGTGACCTGTTCAGGGAGCGTGTGCATGAGGGCCATGTCCACGCTGGACTTCAAGCCCCACGAGCATGAACTTCCTTTTGCACCTGCCAACCGCTGGTGCTTGTGTAGCAAATGGAGGTTTATCAGGACAGAAAGccctccctctcccactcccctGCCACCTGCCCCAAGAGCTCAGGAGTAAACGGGTCTCAAACAGATGGCCCTAACAACAGAACGAACATGTCTGTGTGGCTGCAGCTTGGTGCTCATGTCTGGGCAGCGAGCAGCCTCTCTTAGAGGGGGTGGTGCTTTCTGTTTCAGTGATTCTCAGCCATGGCAGCCCATGACAGTCACCAGGGAGGTTTACAAACCCATCTAAACAGGGGCCCCACCCCAGGCCAATTAGCTTGCTCTTCGGAGGGTAGGGCCAGACCTGGTTGTactaaaagctccccaggtgattctgacgtCCAGACAGGGCCGAGAACCACCATCAGGTCCTCTGGGCTGTACCCTGGATCATCCCTAACTTGTTCAAAATGTTTCCTCCAAGTTTTCCCATTTATAGAAAGATGAAGGATTCCCGCGGGAGTTCGAGAATGAATACACTCTGAGGTTGTCGGGTGGAAGTTGCCCCCTCAGAGAATGGGGGCATCTCCATCCCTCTGATGCTTCTGGAAGGGCACAGCTCCACGAGTGGGACAGGCCACGAGCACTGGCAGGGATCAGGCAGCCATCCTCCTTGGCACGTGCCTCTTGCTGGAGGCCCAGCTGGGCTAACACCCTCTCCCCTGTGCACAGGCGCTTGGTATTTCTACCCCTATGGGCTGCAGACATTCCACCCTGCTTTGGTTTCCTGGTGGGCAGCGAAGGACAGCAGGAGGCAGGATGAGGGCTGGGAATCCAGAGACTCGTCACATTTCCAGGTGAGTCTCTAAGGGTGGTAGCTCCCAAGAGTTTAGCAATAATTAGGTGACAGTGAAAGTGGTGGGTGCGCCCTCAGCCTGCCTCACACCGTATACACAAAGCTGAGGCGAACTGTTAGTTGCCTACGAagcacagaaaacagaaagaaaaggaatccaACAAATTGTCTTGtctactttgttcctttttgatACTGTTTCACGAATAGTTACTGAGCACCTTCTATGACTAAGGTAATATCCCAGTCAGTTACCTCTTACCACAGATAATCCTCCCCTAAAAGCAGTGGCTTAAAACTACAAGCATGTGATTAGTTCATGAGTCTGTGGGTTATCTGGGTGGTCTTTCTGGTCTGAGAAAAGAGAAGCAATCTTGGCTGGGCTCGTACTTGCCTGTGTGGATCTGTCTGTCTGCAGTTGGCTGGCAGGGTCAGCTGGGGGCCAGCTGGCTGAGGCCCTTGCCTAGGACAGCTGTACTCCATGTGCACTTTGCTCACCCGGCAGGCTAGCCCCAGCTGTTTCTTATTGCACCCAGGCAGGGTTTCAAGAGAGAATCAAGGCAGCCAGACCTTTGAGGCCTTGATCCAGAACCAGTACACCATCACTCCCACCACATTCTGTGGGCTACAGCAAATCTCAGAGCCAAATCCAGATGCAAGGAGAGGGAAATAGACTTCACCTCTCAGCAAGAGAACGCACAAGGTCGCATGGCAGAGGTGCGGCTGCAGGGAGAAGTGAGGAATAGTGGCCATTTTTATAATCTGCCAGAGTCAGATGGATCAGGTCCAGGCTGTGCCCTCAAGGAGCCTGCAGTTAGCATAACCAGAAAGCAAGGTGAGCACAGGTCCTGATACTGACAATTTAAACCtctaggccaggcctggtggctcacacctgtaatctcagcactttggaggccaaggtgggaggatcacttaaggccaggagttcgagactaacctaggcaacacagtgaggccctgtctgtatttttaataaaactcttCATTTTCTAATTATAGTTATTTGACTTGCACTTACACCTCTGAATTTAACTTggtatcatatttttattattcatttaaaaattgtttgagacagggtctcattctgttgtccaggctggagtacagtggtgcaatcataactcattgtaaccttgaactcccaggctcaagcgatcctcctccatGAGCCTGCCAagcagctaggactgcaggtgtgcgtcaccatgtctgtctaatgttttaaaaattttttgtagagacagggtctcactgtgttgtccaggctggtcttgaactcctggcttcaaacaatcctcctgcctcagccttccaaagtgctgggattacaggcatgagtcactgcacctgacgtgttatcacctttttttttttttttgagacagaggcttgctgtgtcacccaggctggagtgcagtggcatgatctcggctcactacagcctccacctcctgggttcaagcggttctcctgcctcagcctcccgagtagctgggactacaggcgcgcgccaccacgcccagctaatttttttattttcagtagagacagggtttcaccatgttggccaggatggtctctatctcctgacctcatggtccacccgccttggcctcccaaagtgctgggattacaggcgtgagacaccgcatcCAACCAGTATCATATGTTTAACCatctatttttgtatatattactTTCCAGACCATGATCTTTCCAATTTTATTGtatgtgctgccaaagtgagTACCAGACCATGatcttattattttacaaaataatgacATGTCATCtatgacttttccttttttcaccattaaTGACATTAAATACGGTTCAATTTCAGAGCCAtctcttttgtaaaaaaaagagtaaaaaaaaaaataatatatcttgTATTAGCAACATTTGCAcgaagttaaaataaaaacagcttccTGGTCTGGGAGTGGCTGGTGGTGAGGCAACTAGGGGGATGGGGCAGAggattttttgctgttttttgtgggcttttttttttttttgagacagagtcttgctcttgttgcccagactaaagtgcagtggcacgatctcatctcactataacctccgcctcccgggttcaagcgattcttctacctcagcctcctgagtagctgggattataggagcctgctaccatccccagctaatttttgtatatttagtagagacagggtttccccatattggccaggctggtctcgaacttctgacctcaggtgatccaccagcctcggcctcccaaagtgctgcgattacaggcgtgagccaccacatccagcctgttTGTGTGCTTTTTGAGTCATGCAAATGTAGCGcctatttaaaaaccaaaatttctAAAACTCAGAACCTCTGCTGCTCAGTAGCTCCCTGCCCTTTATTTGACAGTTTTTATCACTTCTCTTGGCAATGATTTTGTTGTTAAGCCAACAACGTTCTCAAATTCATGACACACTATCAAATGCCACCCTCAGTCCAAATGacatttattccattttctctgtggGGCATCCTgctaaagaggaaaaagaacataTTTTCCAATTATTCCGTCTCTTAGCCATAGTTCCCTAGGAAAAGAGTGAAAGCCATTGAGAGTCCACAGGCTGAACTCACAGCCCTGGCTCCCCTGCCCCTGCAGGAGGCGGGAAAGGAGTGAGCTTCAGGCCAGCAGGGTCCATGGCCCCCTGCAGCCATCCTGAAGCTTCCAGTCCTCCTCTTGGACCGTCACTGCACTCAGACCTTCTCCCCAGcccaccttccttcctcctctgggATCAGACTTCTGTACTGTGTCCTCAGGGACCCTCCTCTGTGACCAGCACCCAGTGATCCCTGGCTCCCAGCACCCCCAGCTCAGAGGTCGGCAGCCCCTGCCTATGAGCTCCAGCTGGCCCTGCATGGACTTATGCTGGAATATCTCTGgaatcttttccctttctttctgtgttggctgTGTCGGGGTGGTCTTTGGGAAGCACTGTCATCCAAGGGTCCCTCACTCAGTGGCTCTCTCTCCGCCCTGCCAGGCTGAGCAGCGTGTTATGTCCCGAGTACACTCACTGGAGCGGCGTCTGGAAGCTCTTGCTGCTGAATTTTCCTCCAACTGGCAGAAGGAGGCCATGCGGCTGGAACGTCTGGAGCTGCGGCAAGGGGCTCCTGGCCAGGGAGGCGGTGGTGGCCTGAGCCACGAGGACACCCTGGCACTGCTGGAGGGGCTGGTGAGCCGCCGTGAGGCTGCCCTGAAGGAGGATTTCCGCAGGGAAGCTGCTGCTCGCATCCAGGTAGGAGGTGGAATACCtcagggtgggaggtgggtgacACCCCTAGGAACGCCTGAAGGTGGCCAGCAAGAGAGAGAACAAGTGCCATTTGGGATCAGACAGCTCTGCCATTTGGCAGTTAatccccttctctttttcttcttttttttttttttttggagacaaggtctcactctgtcacccagcctggagtgtagtggcgtgatctcgactcactgcaacctgtgcctcccgggttcaagtgattctcctgcctcagcctcccaagtagctggattacaggcgtgcaccaccacatccagctaatttttttgtatttttagtagagacagggtttcaccatgttggccaggctggtcttgaactcctgacctcaagtgatgtgcccgccttggcctcccaaagtcctgggattacaggcatgagccaccacgccaggcttcCTCaccttctctaagcctcagtttcctcctctttgATGGAGGCCATCgtgtctcccccacccccatagtGAGCTGTGTGAGTAGAAGGCCCCAGCATGGTGCCTGACACCACACAGGTGTGCAGTGGAGATGAAGCAGGAGTCTTGCGTGGTTCAGAGAAGCAATGTAGCCTGAAGGCTGAGAGCCAGCCAGGGCTTTGGAAGCAAACACCTTGTCTGAATTCCAGTTCCACCACTTCCTAGTCATAAGGGTCCCTATAAGCATGACTCTGTCAGACCTGTCCTCTCACTGCTGTCTGACAGGAAGAACTGTCTGCCCTGAGAGCAGAGCATCAGCAAGACTCAGAAGACCTCTTCAAGAAGATCGTCCGGGCCTCCCAGGTCAGCGCGCTTGGGCACTCAGGGCCTGTGACCGGGTCCTGACCCCATCCAACATGTTCACCTCGGACCCCTCAGCCCTTCCAAAGGGACTGCTTGGGTGTTGCATAGGGAGGGGTGTGCCCTCCTCTGACTTCTCTGTTTGACCCCTGACCCCTTAGTTGGAGAGCTGTGCAGGGGCTCCCTGGGGTGTGCCAGGGCACAGTGGCCTGCCATGCTGGTGCGCACGTGCTGAGTGTGGGTGAACGGATACCTCAGTATGTTAGACGTGGACGAGACTCATGAGGGCTTTGACCAGGAGGCCAGTTTGATTTTTGCTGCAGGGGTCAGCAACCACACCTTGGGCAGGGGTGTGGTTAAGCAAGACGCTAACAGACAGCAGATCCTACTCTGGAACACCAGTTTCTGAGCTTGGAACACCAATTTCTGAGCTGGGCATTTCTTGTGTTTGTCTCTTCTTCCTACACAGGAGTCCGAAGCTCGCATCCAGCAGCTGAAGTCAGAGTGGCAAAGGTACTGGGCACCACCAGCTGGCCTCGGCCTGCTCCTCCCCAGTCCCACCCACTATTCAGGCAGGACTGGGGAGCAGAGCCCCAGAGCAGAGAGTTCTGATTGTCTTGCCAAGCAGAGGGTTGTGGGGAGGGGCTGAAGCCCAGCTCAGGACCCTTGTCCAGGGCCTGTCTTTGAGGTGCCATGAAGGTTAGCAGGGGGGTcctgggggcggggggcaggCCCTGTGAGAGGACCTGGATTCATTTATAGACATAGCATCCTTTCTTACAGCCTCACATAACCGCCTTCTCATGCCCCAGATGTCCATGCTTGTGGAAgatgtgagaggctgaggcagagtaaATTATGGACTCTGGGCTCAGAAAGGGAGCAGGCTCAGAATTAGCTCCTTGGCACAGGCAGGCCAGTTCCTGGGCACCTGCACTGTGTTCTGCAGCCAGAACCCCCAGGAGAGGCCTTGCCCCTTCTCAGGTTCATGATGAGTGCTGGACACCCGCCGTCAGGACAGGAACCCACTAGGGGGTCCTCTTTCTTCTTCGGTGTGGCCTTACCTCCCACCAAAGAGATCTGAGGCTTACTTTTCTCTCTCTGGGACCAGCATGACCCAGGAGTCCTTCCGGGAGAGCTCTGTGAAGGAGCTGAGGCGGCTGGAGGACCAGCTGGCCGGCCTGCAGCAGGAGCTGGCGGCTCTGGCGCTGAAGCAGGGCTTAGTGGCGGATGAAGTGGGCTTGCTGCCCCAGCAGATCCAGGCCGTGCGGGACGACGTGAGTGGGAACCACCAGGGCCCTGCTggtccctctcctcctcctctgagaCCACATGTCCTGGGGCCTGCAAAGCAGGCACCCCTTGCCCCTGCAGCCTCTATTATGCCCAAGAGACTGTGGCGCTGGCCTTGGCACATGTGGGCTCTCATTGACAGGCATTCTTCCTGTTTTTCTGTCAGTGCCCATGGAGAGTGTTCATAACTCTCCTCCAGTGGCCTCCCTCCTACCCTATCCCTGCTATCCAGCTAAGCACTGACCCTGTCATAGCAGCTCCTGCTGTCCCTGCAAGCCCCCCAGGGTGACACCCTTTTTGGTTCCTTTAGGTGGAATCTCAGTTCCCAGCCTGGATCAGTCAGTTCCTTGCCCGAGGTGGAGGGGGCCGCGTGGGGCTCCTTCAGAGAGAGGAGATGCAAGCTCAGCTTCGAGAGCTGGAGAGCAAGATCCTCACCCATGTGGCAGAGATGCAGGGCAAGTCGGCCAGGGAAGCTGCAGCCTCCCTGGGCGTGACACTGCAGAAAGAAGGTGTGATTGGAGTGACAGAGGAGGTGAGGCCCACATGCCCcctccacacacccacccacagcTCTCCTCCCTGGGAGCCCTGGACAGTCCCACACTGCCAGCTCCCTGGCAGGTTCCAGGATGGAAGTGCCAAGCAGGAGGCTCTGCATGCTGTGGGGCCGGCATGGGTGGGTGGCAGTGTGCCCACATCTGCCTGGGCACCAGCACAGTGCAAGCCTAGAAGGGGTCAGCCCATGGGTCCTTGGCCCACGGCCGCGAGGTGATAGGGGACATGTCTGCTCCCTGCCACAACTGTCTCCTGGTGCCCGCATTGCAGCAGGTGCACCGCATCGTGAAGCAGGCCCTGCAGCGCTACAGTGAAGACCGCATCGGGCTGGCGGACTACGCCCTAGAGTCAGGAGGTACATACCCTGCTTTCCTCGCTTTGCCTTGTCCTGGGCCCCACAATGGCCGGTCCCCTGGCACCTACCAGGTTGGTGGTGGGGCAGAGCAAGCAAAGCTCAGGATCAGCAGGTTACCCAACCTAGAACCCCCACAAGGCAAGTGGCAATTCAGGGAAGTCGGGACGTACCAAGCACCATCCTGGGCTGGGGAGAGGCTGACCTTTAAAGCTGCTCTGGGCGTCTGGGTTAGGGTTAAAGACTAGGCCTGAGGCATCTGCCATCCACCCTCCACGAGGAGACAGCCAATGGCCTGAGCTGGGCCCTCCTGCCGTGCGGGAGTTCACCCTGCCTTCCCCTCCTGTCTCAGGGGCCAGCGTCATCAGCACCCGATGTTCCGAGACCTACGAGACCAAGAcggccctcctcagcctctttgGCATCCCCCTGTGGTACCACTCCCAGTCACCCCGAGTCATCCTCCAGGTGGGCACCTGGCAAGCACAGTAGCAGGGGCTCTGAGCACACTGGGGGCCGGTCCCATCCGGGGTCAGCAAGAGCTAGACTCAGGGCCCTGCCTGACAGGACTTTCTGCTCCTCCAGCCAGATGTGCACCCAGGCAACTGCTGGGCCTTCCAGGGGCCCCAGGGCTTCGCCGTGGTCCGCCTCTCTGCTCGCATCCGCCCCACAGCTGTTACCTTAGAGCATGTGCCCAAGGCCTTGTCACCCAACAGCACCATCTCCAGTGCTCCCAAGGACTTCGCCATCTTTGTGAGTATCTGTCCTGTGGTGGGGCCAGAGGGGC harbors:
- the SUN2 gene encoding SUN domain-containing protein 2 isoform X1; this translates as MSRRSQRLTRYSQGDDDGSSSSGGSSVAGSQSTLFKDSPLRTLKRKSSNMKRLSPAPQLGPSSDAHTSYYSESLVRESYIGTAFPPRSALEELHGDADWGEDLRVRRRRGTGGSESSRASGLVGRKAAEDFLGSSSGYSSEDDYVGYSDADQQSSGSRLRNAVSRAGSLLWMVATSPGRLFRLLYWWAGTTWYRLTTAASLLDVFVLTRRFSSLKTFLWFLLPLLLLTCLTYGAWYFYPYGLQTFHPALVSWWAAKDSRRQDEGWESRDSSHFQAEQRVMSRVHSLERRLEALAAEFSSNWQKEAMRLERLELRQGAPGQGGGGGLSHEDTLALLEGLVSRREAALKEDFRREAAARIQEELSALRAEHQQDSEDLFKKIVRASQESEARIQQLKSEWQSMTQESFRESSVKELRRLEDQLAGLQQELAALALKQGLVADEVGLLPQQIQAVRDDVESQFPAWISQFLARGGGGRVGLLQREEMQAQLRELESKILTHVAEMQGKSAREAAASLGVTLQKEGVIGVTEEQVHRIVKQALQRYSEDRIGLADYALESGGASVISTRCSETYETKTALLSLFGIPLWYHSQSPRVILQPDVHPGNCWAFQGPQGFAVVRLSARIRPTAVTLEHVPKALSPNSTISSAPKDFAIFGFDEDLQQEGTLLGKFTYDQDGEPIQTFHFQVWDSAVLAEAAQTAHPGSRHSLDTYPAGHGVHRGKPCPPFPQLKM
- the SUN2 gene encoding SUN domain-containing protein 2 isoform X2, producing MSRRSQRLTRYSQGDDDGSSSSGGSSVAGSQSTLFKDSPLRTLKRKSSNMKRLSPAPQLGPSSDAHTSYYSESLVRESYIGTAFPPRSALEELHGDADWGEDLRVRRRRGTGGSESSRASGLVGRKAAEDFLGSSSGYSSEDDYVGYSDADQQSSGSRLRNAVSRAGSLLWMVATSPGRLFRLLYWWAGTTWYRLTTAASLLDVFVLTRRFSSLKTFLWFLLPLLLLTCLTYGAWYFYPYGLQTFHPALVSWWAAKDSRRQDEGWESRDSSHFQAEQRVMSRVHSLERRLEALAAEFSSNWQKEAMRLERLELRQGAPGQGGGGGLSHEDTLALLEGLVSRREAALKEDFRREAAARIQEELSALRAEHQQDSEDLFKKIVRASQESEARIQQLKSEWQSMTQESFRESSVKELRRLEDQLAGLQQELAALALKQGLVADEVGLLPQQIQAVRDDVESQFPAWISQFLARGGGGRVGLLQREEMQAQLRELESKILTHVAEMQGKSAREAAASLGVTLQKEGVIGVTEEQVHRIVKQALQRYSEDRIGLADYALESGGASVISTRCSETYETKTALLSLFGIPLWYHSQSPRVILQPDVHPGNCWAFQGPQGFAVVRLSARIRPTAVTLEHVPKALSPNSTISSAPKDFAIFGFDEDLQQEGTLLGKFTYDQDGEPIQTFHFQAPSMATYQVVELRILTNWGHPEYTCIYRFRVHGEPAH